The Mycobacterium seoulense genome has a window encoding:
- a CDS encoding glycosyltransferase: MRFVLATLGTRGDIEPCAAIGRELQRRGHDVLMAVPPNYVGFIESAGLNAVSHGPDQVRQNAEIARKYGATPNPAAMAWEIFRDITQTWPELGRALTGLADGADLLLTDASEQGLAANVAEYYDIPQAAIHIYPIAPSETLSPVTKDAENELRRALGLAAEKGASAPQPLEIQAYDDFFFPGLAAEWAEHGVRRPFVGGLTLELPTEDDDEVSSWLAAGPPPIYFGFGSSARVASSVDIITMTTACAQLGERALVCSGVSDLADLPHFEHVKLVSSVNHATVFPACRAVVHHGGPGTTFAGIRAGVPTLALAVSVDQPLWAAAVNHLGVGIGRRFVEATPDSLIADLRSILTPQCVARTREVAAQMATPAESAATAADLLEEEVRLRRSTEGQTPRIAE; encoded by the coding sequence ATGAGATTCGTGCTGGCGACCCTGGGTACCCGGGGGGATATCGAGCCGTGCGCCGCCATCGGTCGGGAACTGCAGCGCAGGGGTCACGACGTGTTGATGGCGGTCCCGCCCAACTACGTGGGCTTCATCGAGTCGGCGGGCCTGAACGCGGTCTCCCACGGCCCGGACCAGGTGCGGCAAAACGCAGAAATCGCTCGCAAATACGGCGCGACGCCGAACCCCGCCGCCATGGCGTGGGAAATCTTCCGGGACATCACGCAAACGTGGCCGGAGCTGGGTAGGGCGCTCACGGGGCTGGCCGACGGGGCCGACCTGCTGTTGACAGACGCAAGCGAGCAAGGGCTGGCCGCCAATGTTGCGGAATACTATGACATTCCACAGGCCGCGATTCACATCTATCCCATCGCTCCGAGCGAAACGCTTTCGCCCGTAACCAAAGACGCCGAGAACGAGCTACGCCGGGCGCTGGGGCTGGCAGCAGAAAAGGGCGCTTCCGCGCCGCAGCCGCTGGAGATCCAGGCCTACGACGACTTCTTCTTTCCGGGACTGGCAGCCGAATGGGCGGAACACGGAGTCCGGCGACCATTCGTCGGGGGGCTGACGCTGGAGTTGCCGACCGAGGACGACGACGAGGTCTCGTCGTGGCTCGCCGCGGGACCACCGCCAATCTATTTCGGTTTCGGCAGCAGCGCGCGAGTCGCATCTTCCGTCGACATCATCACGATGACCACAGCCTGCGCCCAGCTGGGCGAACGGGCGTTGGTTTGCAGCGGAGTCAGTGACCTCGCCGACCTCCCGCATTTCGAGCACGTGAAGCTGGTGAGCTCGGTGAACCACGCGACCGTTTTCCCCGCCTGCCGCGCGGTCGTCCACCATGGGGGCCCGGGCACCACGTTCGCCGGCATACGCGCGGGAGTCCCCACGTTGGCGCTTGCCGTCTCGGTCGATCAGCCGCTGTGGGCAGCCGCGGTCAACCACCTGGGAGTCGGCATTGGACGGCGCTTCGTCGAGGCCACCCCGGATTCGCTGATCGCGGATCTGCGGTCCATCCTCACGCCGCAGTGCGTGGCTCGTACCCGTGAGGTCGCCGCCCAGATGGCCACACCCGCGGAAAGCGCCGCCACGGCCGCCGACCTCTTGGAGGAGGAAGTTCGTCTCCGCCGCTCGACTGAAGGGCAAACGCCGCGGATCGCGGAATGA
- a CDS encoding phytanoyl-CoA dioxygenase family protein — translation MNIDDDSVTTLEDLRGDLAQRYKRTPSGGSSVDSAVVDADMAALDRDGYVIWENLLTAEQCRQIREVVRPWLAHTGRNSFEGRRTQRIYSLLSRTRVCDGIVDHPRVLAVLDRLLMPNYLLSALQAINIQPGESAQLAHHDDGFYPVPRPRDPLAAATIWAIDDFTGDNGATVLYPGSHRWGKRRPGPDDTALPVVMPAGSCVFFVGTLWHGGGANNTDRDRLAVTAQYCQPWLRPMEAFTLSISRDIARAVSDDIRRMLGYSIHPPFVGAVDGLHPLRLLDTVQDS, via the coding sequence ATGAACATCGACGACGACTCCGTCACGACGCTGGAAGACCTCAGGGGCGATCTGGCGCAGCGGTACAAGCGGACACCCAGCGGTGGCAGCTCGGTCGACAGCGCCGTCGTCGATGCCGACATGGCGGCCCTCGACCGCGACGGGTACGTCATCTGGGAGAACCTGCTCACCGCCGAGCAATGCCGGCAGATCCGTGAGGTGGTGCGCCCCTGGCTGGCGCACACGGGACGCAACTCCTTCGAGGGCCGGCGTACCCAGCGCATCTACAGCCTGCTGAGCCGGACACGCGTCTGCGACGGGATCGTCGACCATCCCCGGGTGCTTGCGGTGCTCGATCGGCTGCTGATGCCCAACTACCTGCTTTCGGCGTTGCAGGCCATCAACATTCAGCCCGGCGAGTCGGCGCAGCTGGCCCACCACGACGACGGGTTCTATCCGGTTCCGCGTCCACGAGATCCGTTGGCGGCGGCCACGATCTGGGCCATCGACGACTTCACCGGCGACAACGGCGCCACCGTCCTCTACCCCGGCAGCCACCGTTGGGGCAAGCGCCGGCCCGGCCCCGACGACACGGCCCTGCCCGTCGTGATGCCCGCCGGCTCGTGTGTCTTCTTCGTGGGCACCCTCTGGCATGGCGGCGGCGCCAACAACACCGACCGCGACCGTCTCGCCGTCACCGCCCAGTACTGCCAGCCGTGGCTGCGGCCGATGGAGGCTTTCACATTGTCGATATCGCGCGACATCGCGCGTGCCGTCTCCGATGACATTCGCCGGATGCTGGGCTACAGCATCCACCCGCCGTTCGTCGGCGCGGTCGACGGCCTGCATCCGCTGCGGCTGCTGGACACCGTGCAGGACTCATAG
- a CDS encoding DUF732 domain-containing protein, whose translation MVSFAAVIDAAAPAQADPAGNNGPGDASFLAALDQAGVPVKSGPVAIGVAKKACQLMDQGHSQADVIQSMSASNPGFSVDDATKFTVSAVAAYCPQHLGEPTAEPPPGPTLPPTGMWPMFPWPTPGAA comes from the coding sequence GTGGTGAGCTTCGCGGCTGTCATCGACGCTGCCGCACCGGCACAGGCCGATCCGGCTGGCAACAACGGGCCGGGCGATGCGAGTTTCCTGGCGGCGCTCGATCAGGCGGGGGTGCCCGTCAAAAGCGGACCCGTCGCCATCGGGGTCGCGAAAAAGGCCTGCCAGCTGATGGACCAGGGCCACTCGCAGGCCGACGTCATCCAAAGCATGTCGGCCAGCAATCCGGGATTTTCCGTGGACGATGCAACCAAATTCACGGTCAGCGCGGTGGCCGCCTATTGTCCCCAGCACCTCGGGGAACCGACCGCCGAGCCGCCGCCAGGTCCCACCCTGCCGCCGACGGGCATGTGGCCCATGTTTCCGTGGCCGACGCCGGGCGCCGCGTAG
- a CDS encoding YkvA family protein, which produces MRSDWWTIAIGVLSAFAVIWLILAVAFWLMRPKATMQDLVRLLPDVLRLLKRLAADPELPRRIRIALLALIAFVVSPIDLIPDAIPVIGFADDVIIVGLALRWVSRTAGPGALAEHWPGTPDGLAILCKLCGLPDPALE; this is translated from the coding sequence ATGCGGTCTGACTGGTGGACGATCGCGATAGGCGTCCTGAGTGCTTTCGCGGTGATCTGGCTGATTCTCGCGGTCGCCTTCTGGCTGATGCGGCCCAAGGCCACCATGCAGGACCTGGTGCGTCTCCTGCCCGATGTGCTCCGGCTGCTGAAACGCCTCGCCGCCGACCCCGAACTGCCGCGGCGGATCCGGATTGCATTGCTCGCGTTGATCGCCTTCGTCGTGTCACCCATCGACCTGATACCCGACGCCATCCCGGTCATCGGATTCGCCGACGACGTGATCATCGTTGGGCTGGCGCTGCGCTGGGTCAGCCGCACAGCGGGGCCCGGCGCGCTCGCCGAGCACTGGCCCGGCACACCCGACGGCCTCGCCATTCTGTGCAAGCTGTGCGGGCTGCCCGATCCCGCGCTGGAATGA
- a CDS encoding DUF4267 domain-containing protein, translated as MSIDRAALLAGSIRLSSGVWFLVDPLSANRFWGDPGEPPPTARLLLRSMGYRDALIGAMLAAAALRGKNTRGWFLASGGADAADLLGGLSVHDQLKPSQRIVGLGGAVIGIGVGLWGAARRTTTRGAGRGDELNGVD; from the coding sequence ATGTCAATCGACCGAGCCGCGCTCTTGGCGGGCAGCATCCGACTCAGTTCCGGCGTCTGGTTCCTCGTCGACCCCCTGAGCGCGAACAGGTTCTGGGGGGATCCGGGCGAGCCGCCGCCGACGGCGCGACTGTTGTTGCGGTCCATGGGTTATCGCGACGCGCTGATCGGTGCGATGCTCGCCGCGGCGGCACTGCGCGGCAAGAACACCCGCGGCTGGTTCCTGGCGTCCGGCGGCGCCGACGCCGCCGACCTGCTCGGCGGCCTCAGCGTCCACGACCAGCTGAAGCCCTCGCAGCGGATCGTCGGCCTGGGCGGCGCCGTCATCGGCATCGGCGTCGGGCTCTGGGGCGCGGCGCGCCGAACAACCACCCGGGGAGCCGGTCGCGGCGACGAGCTCAATGGGGTTGACTGA
- a CDS encoding LLM class F420-dependent oxidoreductase, which translates to MGLGVLTFVTDEGIGPVELGRALEQRGFESLFLAEHTHIPAGDVTPYPAGGPIPPKYYRTLDPFVALTAAAVVTERLVLGTGIALVPQRDPIHTAKEVASLDLLSQGRFRFGVGVGWLREEIANHGVDPGVRGRVVDERIDAMIEIWTHETAGFHGEFVNFDPIYSWPKPVQKPYPPLYFGGGPAGFKRIARLRAGWLSMTPSAEVLAPQLEQLRGVAGRDVPVISFHGGAPTADELEGYLALGVEHLLVELPTEPRDETLRRLDELRSQAAKLTQG; encoded by the coding sequence ATGGGCTTAGGCGTGCTGACATTCGTAACCGATGAGGGCATCGGTCCGGTGGAGCTGGGGCGGGCGCTCGAGCAGCGCGGGTTCGAGTCGCTGTTTCTCGCTGAGCACACCCACATTCCGGCCGGCGACGTCACCCCCTATCCGGCGGGTGGTCCGATCCCGCCGAAGTATTACCGCACCCTGGATCCGTTTGTGGCGCTGACAGCGGCGGCGGTCGTCACCGAACGGCTCGTTCTGGGCACCGGGATCGCCCTGGTTCCCCAGCGCGATCCAATCCACACGGCCAAAGAGGTGGCGTCACTGGACCTGTTGTCGCAGGGACGGTTTCGGTTCGGGGTGGGCGTGGGCTGGCTGCGCGAAGAGATCGCCAACCATGGCGTCGATCCGGGGGTGCGCGGGCGAGTGGTGGACGAGCGGATCGACGCGATGATCGAGATCTGGACGCACGAAACCGCCGGATTTCACGGCGAATTCGTGAACTTCGACCCCATCTACAGTTGGCCCAAGCCGGTGCAGAAGCCCTATCCACCGCTATATTTCGGCGGCGGGCCTGCGGGCTTCAAACGCATCGCCCGGCTGCGCGCCGGTTGGTTGTCGATGACACCGTCGGCGGAGGTGCTGGCGCCTCAGCTGGAGCAACTGCGCGGCGTCGCGGGGCGGGACGTACCGGTGATCAGTTTCCACGGCGGAGCCCCGACGGCCGACGAACTCGAGGGCTACCTCGCGCTCGGGGTGGAGCACCTGCTGGTGGAGTTGCCCACCGAGCCTCGCGACGAGACCCTGCGCCGTCTCGATGAACTGCGGTCCCAGGCCGCGAAGCTAACGCAAGGCTAA
- a CDS encoding protein adenylyltransferase SelO gives MTVALQDRFFRELPEMAVRWQAESPAEPRLLALNERLAPELGLDADWLRTTDGLRFLVGDLVPSAAVPVAQAYAGHQFGGFVPRLGDGRALLLGELVDGDGRLRDIHLKGSGPTPFARGGDGLAAVGPMLREYIVSEAMHALGVPTTRSLAVVGTGRPVLREAELPGAVLARVASSHLRVGSFQFAASTGDADLLRRLADHAIARHHPSAAEAERPYLALFEGVVAVQAALIARWMLIGFVHGVMNTDNMTISGETIDYGPCAFMEAYDPETVFSSIDFWGRYAYGNQPLVAGWNLARFAETLLPLLSDDVEEAVALVEESFGVFQREYDAVWQSGMRAKLGLPADVEARECTALADELLALLRDSHVDYTSFFRHLGRAARGDAEPARGLFVNLAGFDAWLSRWQALRPDADVMDRANPLYIPRNHLVEEALAAATEGDLGPLRQLLAAVSAPFDARPGLDRYASPAPEDFGKYQTFCGT, from the coding sequence ATGACCGTCGCCCTGCAGGACCGGTTCTTCCGTGAGTTGCCGGAGATGGCCGTCCGCTGGCAGGCAGAGTCCCCGGCCGAGCCCCGGCTACTCGCCCTCAACGAGCGGCTTGCCCCCGAGTTGGGGCTGGACGCCGACTGGCTGCGAACTACCGACGGTCTGCGCTTCCTGGTGGGCGACTTGGTCCCCAGCGCCGCCGTTCCGGTGGCCCAGGCCTACGCCGGGCATCAATTTGGCGGCTTCGTTCCCCGGCTGGGCGATGGGCGCGCGCTGCTGCTCGGCGAGCTCGTCGACGGTGACGGGCGGCTGCGCGACATCCACCTGAAGGGCTCCGGGCCCACACCGTTCGCGCGCGGCGGCGACGGGCTGGCGGCGGTGGGCCCCATGTTGCGCGAGTACATCGTCAGCGAGGCGATGCACGCGCTGGGGGTGCCGACGACGCGGTCGTTGGCCGTCGTGGGCACCGGGCGTCCGGTGCTGCGAGAGGCGGAACTGCCCGGAGCGGTGCTGGCCCGCGTGGCCAGCAGCCACCTGCGGGTGGGCAGCTTCCAGTTCGCCGCCTCGACCGGCGACGCCGACCTGCTGCGACGCCTGGCCGACCACGCCATCGCCCGCCACCACCCCAGCGCCGCCGAGGCCGAACGCCCCTACCTCGCGTTGTTCGAAGGCGTGGTCGCCGTGCAGGCGGCGCTCATCGCGCGGTGGATGCTGATCGGGTTCGTCCACGGGGTGATGAACACCGACAACATGACGATTTCCGGCGAGACGATCGACTACGGGCCGTGCGCCTTCATGGAGGCTTACGACCCCGAGACGGTCTTCAGTTCGATCGACTTCTGGGGTCGCTACGCCTACGGGAACCAGCCCCTCGTCGCGGGCTGGAATCTCGCCCGGTTCGCGGAGACGCTGCTTCCGCTGCTCTCCGACGATGTCGAGGAGGCCGTCGCGCTCGTAGAGGAATCGTTCGGCGTCTTCCAGCGCGAGTACGACGCCGTGTGGCAGTCCGGAATGCGCGCCAAACTCGGCTTGCCCGCCGACGTCGAAGCGCGAGAATGCACGGCGCTGGCCGACGAGTTGCTCGCCCTGCTGAGGGACAGCCACGTCGACTACACCTCGTTCTTTCGCCACCTCGGCCGGGCCGCGCGCGGCGATGCCGAACCCGCCCGCGGTTTGTTCGTCAACCTCGCCGGGTTCGACGCGTGGCTGTCGCGCTGGCAAGCCCTACGCCCCGACGCCGACGTCATGGACCGGGCCAACCCGCTCTACATTCCGCGCAACCACCTGGTCGAGGAGGCCCTGGCGGCCGCGACGGAGGGTGATCTGGGTCCGCTGCGACAGCTCCTCGCCGCGGTGAGCGCGCCCTTTGACGCGCGGCCGGGCCTGGACCGGTACGCGAGCCCGGCCCCGGAGGACTTCGGCAAATACCAAACGTTCTGCGGCACTTAG
- a CDS encoding hemerythrin domain-containing protein codes for MADMIVQSPDEVVAFLKAQHNLIEDMFDEVLHASDPQAREKPFVELRQLLAVHETAEEMVVHPRVRRETDDGDAIVDARLAEEHEAKVLLSQIEGLDIASQQFIDELTKLRDAVLEHARHEEEDEFPVLQREVGQDDLKRMGAAVRAAEAIAPTRPHPGVESAKLNFALGPFASMLDRARDVIKQAIGVG; via the coding sequence ATGGCCGACATGATTGTCCAATCGCCCGACGAGGTCGTCGCGTTCCTGAAAGCCCAGCACAACCTCATCGAGGACATGTTCGACGAGGTCCTGCACGCTTCCGACCCGCAAGCGCGGGAGAAGCCGTTCGTCGAGCTGCGCCAATTGCTGGCCGTCCACGAGACGGCCGAGGAAATGGTGGTGCACCCGCGGGTGCGTCGCGAGACCGATGACGGGGACGCCATCGTCGACGCCCGGCTCGCAGAAGAGCACGAGGCCAAGGTGCTGCTGTCGCAGATCGAGGGTCTCGACATCGCCTCGCAGCAGTTCATCGACGAGCTCACCAAGCTGCGCGACGCCGTGCTGGAGCACGCCCGGCACGAGGAGGAAGACGAGTTTCCCGTGCTGCAGCGGGAAGTCGGCCAGGACGACCTCAAGCGGATGGGCGCCGCCGTGCGCGCGGCCGAGGCCATCGCGCCGACCCGCCCGCACCCGGGCGTGGAATCGGCCAAACTGAACTTCGCCCTGGGACCGTTCGCGTCGATGCTCGACCGCGCCCGCGACGTGATCAAGCAAGCCATCGGCGTCGGCTAG
- a CDS encoding ferritin-like domain-containing protein, translated as MTSSDKTTVLAQLRALHQLTNTEIQVAETRIAQARTEAVERELTQNASNARERSEAIEKAIRELGGVPDILGPFLGRAAAAVKALTEQAQPFDEALLGDLALEDQLLDRARYLKALAVAAELPDIESLATRLITAHSATVDWLTTVLAEDALGGPAALRRTPLQAAAGTAVKLVNLPVEWSVRGVDRAADALRSARPTFNELVSRSAHAGDVATRALAASRNAALEAAEKVTRNEGARQTADALHAARAAVGVLDADELPIANYDELNVTEAVAEVKDLANPSDVRAIIAYEEANKNRQRVVSAAQTRVAAIAQEVVGIN; from the coding sequence ATGACTTCATCGGACAAGACGACGGTATTGGCGCAGCTGCGCGCGTTGCACCAGCTGACCAACACCGAGATCCAGGTCGCCGAGACCCGTATCGCACAGGCGCGCACCGAGGCCGTCGAGCGCGAGCTGACGCAGAACGCGTCGAACGCGCGTGAGCGGTCCGAGGCCATCGAGAAGGCGATCCGCGAGCTCGGCGGCGTCCCCGACATCCTCGGCCCCTTCCTGGGCCGTGCCGCCGCGGCCGTCAAGGCGCTGACCGAACAGGCTCAACCGTTCGACGAGGCGCTGCTGGGCGACCTCGCCCTGGAGGACCAGCTCCTGGACCGTGCCCGCTACCTCAAGGCACTGGCCGTGGCGGCCGAACTTCCCGACATCGAGAGCCTGGCGACGCGGCTGATCACCGCGCACTCGGCGACCGTCGACTGGCTGACCACGGTGCTCGCCGAGGATGCGCTCGGGGGCCCGGCCGCGCTGCGTCGCACGCCACTGCAGGCGGCCGCCGGTACCGCGGTGAAACTGGTGAACCTGCCGGTTGAGTGGTCGGTCCGAGGGGTCGACAGGGCCGCGGACGCGCTGCGCTCCGCGCGCCCGACGTTCAACGAATTGGTGAGCCGGAGCGCGCACGCGGGCGACGTGGCGACGCGGGCGCTCGCCGCTTCGCGAAACGCCGCTCTGGAGGCGGCCGAAAAGGTCACCCGCAACGAGGGGGCGCGGCAGACCGCCGACGCCCTGCACGCGGCACGCGCCGCCGTGGGGGTCCTCGACGCCGACGAGCTGCCGATCGCCAATTACGACGAGCTCAACGTCACCGAGGCCGTGGCCGAGGTGAAGGACCTCGCCAACCCGAGCGACGTCCGGGCGATCATCGCCTACGAGGAGGCCAACAAGAACCGCCAGCGGGTCGTGTCGGCCGCCCAGACGCGCGTCGCCGCCATCGCGCAGGAGGTCGTCGGCATCAACTAA
- a CDS encoding HpcH/HpaI aldolase/citrate lyase family protein yields the protein MYDQVNSSATDPDDIGYRIDPVLARSWLLVNGAHGDRFQAAVHSRADIVVLDIEDAVAPKDKHTARDNVVSWLGSGNTDWVRINGFGTPWWADDLAALAGTPVGGVMLAMVESVDHVTETAQRLPNVPIVALVETARGLERITEIAAAKGTFRLAFGIGDFRRDTGFGDDPSTLAYARSRFTIAAKAASLPSAIDGPTIGSNALKLIEATAVSVEFGMTGKICLAPDQCAVVNEGLSPSQDEISWAKEFFAEFERDGGEIRNGSDLPRIARATKILELARAYGIESSDFDDEERDHSPAPSDTYHY from the coding sequence ATGTACGACCAGGTCAACAGCAGCGCGACGGATCCCGACGACATCGGGTATCGCATCGATCCCGTCTTGGCCCGGAGCTGGCTATTGGTCAACGGCGCCCACGGCGACCGATTCCAGGCCGCGGTGCACTCCCGCGCCGACATCGTCGTGCTCGACATCGAAGATGCCGTGGCCCCCAAAGACAAGCACACCGCCCGGGACAACGTGGTGAGTTGGCTGGGCTCCGGCAACACCGACTGGGTCCGCATCAACGGCTTTGGCACCCCGTGGTGGGCGGACGACCTCGCCGCCCTGGCGGGAACACCGGTCGGCGGGGTGATGCTAGCGATGGTCGAATCGGTGGACCATGTCACCGAGACCGCCCAACGGCTGCCCAACGTGCCGATCGTGGCGCTGGTGGAAACGGCCCGCGGCCTGGAGCGCATCACCGAAATCGCCGCGGCGAAGGGCACGTTCCGGCTGGCGTTCGGCATCGGCGACTTCCGCCGCGACACCGGTTTCGGAGACGACCCGAGCACGCTGGCCTACGCCCGGTCGCGCTTCACGATCGCCGCGAAGGCGGCCAGCCTGCCCAGCGCGATCGACGGGCCGACGATCGGTTCGAACGCCCTGAAACTGATCGAGGCGACGGCCGTCTCCGTGGAATTCGGGATGACGGGCAAGATCTGCCTGGCGCCGGACCAGTGCGCCGTGGTGAACGAGGGCCTCTCGCCATCGCAGGACGAAATATCTTGGGCGAAGGAATTTTTCGCCGAGTTCGAGCGCGACGGGGGAGAGATTCGCAACGGTTCGGACCTGCCGCGCATCGCCCGGGCCACCAAGATCCTCGAGCTGGCCCGCGCGTACGGCATCGAATCGTCGGACTTCGACGACGAAGAACGGGACCATTCGCCCGCGCCGTCGGACACCTATCACTACTGA
- a CDS encoding mycothiol-dependent nitroreductase Rv2466c family protein yields the protein MAVEFHFDPMCPFAYQTSLWIRDVREQLGITVDWRFFSLEEINRSEGQKHPWEREWSYGWSLMRIGALLRRTDMSLLDRWYAAVGRELHTLGGKPHDPAVARRLLSDIGVEASVFDAALGDPTTHDEILRDHQRVVDAGGYGVPTLFLLGQCLFGPVLVDPPTGPEALTLWNVVTGMAELPHVYELQRPKSPADVELIGRSLRPYLDGRDWVSINRGEVIDVERLTGQGT from the coding sequence ATGGCAGTGGAGTTTCATTTCGACCCGATGTGCCCGTTCGCCTATCAGACCTCGTTGTGGATTCGCGACGTTCGCGAGCAGCTCGGCATCACCGTCGACTGGCGGTTCTTCAGCCTCGAAGAGATCAACCGGTCGGAGGGCCAGAAGCACCCGTGGGAACGGGAGTGGTCCTATGGCTGGTCGTTGATGCGGATCGGGGCGCTCCTGCGCCGAACGGACATGTCGCTTCTGGACCGGTGGTACGCCGCCGTCGGGCGCGAACTGCACACGCTGGGCGGCAAACCCCACGACCCCGCCGTCGCCCGGCGCTTGCTGAGCGACATCGGCGTCGAGGCGTCGGTCTTCGACGCGGCCCTGGGCGACCCGACCACCCACGACGAGATACTCCGCGACCATCAGCGGGTCGTCGATGCCGGCGGCTACGGGGTGCCGACCCTGTTTCTGTTGGGGCAGTGCCTGTTTGGGCCCGTCCTCGTGGACCCGCCGACCGGCCCCGAGGCCCTGACGCTGTGGAACGTCGTCACCGGCATGGCCGAATTGCCCCACGTGTACGAGCTGCAGCGGCCCAAATCCCCGGCCGATGTCGAGCTCATCGGCCGAAGCCTGCGTCCCTACCTGGACGGGCGCGATTGGGTCAGCATCAATCGCGGTGAAGTCATCGACGTCGAGCGCCTCACCGGTCAGGGAACCTAG
- a CDS encoding HNH endonuclease, with the protein MFEELAEIGPDADESALIERIAELETAKSAAAAGQARAAAALDASRRAKEAAAGVPVARRGRGVANEVALARRDAPARGGRHLGFAKALVHEMPHTLAALTCGVLSEWRATLIVRESACLDVEDRRALDAELCAERAGLNGVGDARIAAAARAIAYRLDPHAVVERAAKAENDRTVTIRPAPDTMTYLTALLPVAQGVSVYAALRREADTRGDGRSRGQVMADTLVERVSGRSATVPTPVAVNLVLSDETLLGGGDAPADVGGYGPIPAAVARAMVSGAVTDRRSRATLRRLYTHPRSGALVATESRSRIFPRGLAAFIGLRDQRCRTPYCDAPVRHRDHARPWAAGGATTADNGLGLCESCNYVKENAGWRVTTAVDENHTHTALFTTPTGKSYRSMAPPRAPAITVSELESRVGVWIARHAA; encoded by the coding sequence ATGTTCGAAGAGTTGGCCGAGATCGGCCCGGATGCCGATGAATCGGCGCTGATCGAGCGCATCGCCGAGCTGGAGACGGCCAAATCCGCGGCCGCGGCCGGGCAGGCTCGCGCCGCTGCCGCACTGGACGCTTCGCGCCGAGCCAAAGAAGCCGCCGCCGGGGTGCCCGTCGCGCGGCGGGGACGGGGCGTAGCCAACGAGGTCGCCCTGGCCCGGCGCGACGCACCCGCCCGGGGCGGGCGGCACCTGGGCTTCGCGAAGGCGTTGGTACACGAGATGCCGCACACGCTGGCGGCACTGACGTGCGGGGTGCTGTCGGAGTGGCGGGCGACGCTGATCGTGCGTGAGAGCGCCTGCCTGGACGTCGAGGACCGACGCGCGCTGGACGCGGAGCTGTGCGCAGAGCGGGCCGGCCTGAACGGCGTTGGCGACGCGCGAATCGCGGCCGCCGCCAGAGCGATCGCCTACCGACTGGATCCGCATGCCGTCGTAGAGCGGGCGGCCAAGGCCGAGAATGACCGCACGGTGACCATTCGGCCGGCACCCGACACCATGACTTACCTCACCGCGTTATTGCCGGTGGCGCAAGGTGTTTCGGTGTATGCGGCGTTGCGCCGTGAAGCGGACACCCGCGGAGACGGTCGCTCACGCGGGCAGGTGATGGCCGACACCCTGGTCGAAAGGGTCAGCGGTCGCAGCGCCACGGTACCCACTCCGGTCGCGGTCAACCTGGTGCTGTCCGACGAGACGCTGCTGGGCGGTGGCGACGCGCCGGCCGACGTCGGCGGCTATGGTCCCATCCCCGCCGCGGTCGCGCGCGCGATGGTCAGCGGCGCGGTCACCGACCGACGTTCACGCGCGACCCTGCGCAGGCTTTATACCCACCCCCGGTCGGGGGCGCTGGTGGCCACGGAGTCGCGGTCACGCATCTTCCCACGCGGCCTGGCCGCATTCATCGGGCTCCGCGATCAGCGCTGCCGCACTCCCTACTGCGACGCACCGGTCCGGCACCGCGACCACGCGCGACCGTGGGCCGCCGGTGGCGCGACCACCGCGGACAACGGCTTGGGGCTGTGCGAGAGCTGCAACTACGTCAAGGAGAACGCGGGCTGGCGGGTAACCACGGCCGTCGACGAAAACCACACCCATACAGCGCTATTCACAACACCCACGGGCAAGAGCTACCGCTCGATGGCACCACCGCGCGCGCCGGCGATCACGGTCAGCGAGCTGGAGTCCCGGGTCGGGGTCTGGATCGCGCGACACGCGGCCTAG
- a CDS encoding DUF488 domain-containing protein → MSAKSRIRVARVYDDVTPDEGRRVLVDRVWPRGIRKDDPRVGTWCKEVAPSKELREWYQHRSERFDEFARRYEAELRHSAALDELRELAGRGVVTLVTATRDLDISQAAVLAELLKSR, encoded by the coding sequence GTGAGCGCCAAGAGCCGGATCCGGGTGGCGCGGGTGTACGACGACGTCACCCCGGACGAGGGCCGGCGTGTGCTGGTGGACCGCGTCTGGCCGCGGGGAATCCGCAAGGACGACCCGCGGGTGGGCACCTGGTGCAAGGAGGTCGCACCGTCGAAGGAACTTCGGGAGTGGTATCAGCACCGGTCCGAGCGGTTCGACGAATTCGCCAGGCGCTATGAGGCCGAGCTGCGCCACAGCGCGGCCCTGGACGAGTTGCGCGAACTGGCGGGGCGCGGTGTCGTCACCCTGGTCACCGCGACTCGCGACCTGGACATCAGCCAGGCGGCCGTCCTCGCGGAGCTGCTGAAAAGCCGCTGA